A genomic segment from Dietzia psychralcaliphila encodes:
- a CDS encoding acyltransferase family protein gives MRPVAAVALAGGAVAAGFAARRLAQPAQPTAAAPTPVDASDTAAAPDTAEAPDTAAAEATGVQQPRLAGARGHLPALEGLRGLAAIGIITTHVAFVTRMSYGTPVRRLYGRLDMLVAVFFAKTGFLLWRAHSDHARRDRSGTARAVIPYLRARLVRIMPAYSVLVAVAMVLLPQNRINGPGVWLRNLTLTQIYQRKFLVSGLTHAWSLAVEMAYYLALPALWTGLKNLRGDRARWRLPAVGAFGLSGLLFPLIPWQRLRILPRGVNVQILPPAFSAWFASGMLLAELATARPGLLARLSRASSARWGWWATGAGALLATTSTRWFSEGFRHPSGREYAARNGLTAAMAFFFLGPVVLAPAGTRFRVLESPPLQAIGRWSYGIFLWHLIVLHYAFPLTRTALWTRRMGVIWPVTVAGSIAVGAASYRFIEEPARKLLSPHA, from the coding sequence ATGAGGCCTGTCGCCGCCGTCGCCCTCGCTGGTGGGGCTGTCGCGGCCGGGTTCGCCGCGCGACGCCTCGCGCAGCCCGCCCAGCCGACGGCAGCAGCTCCGACCCCGGTCGACGCTTCCGACACCGCCGCAGCTCCCGACACCGCCGAAGCTCCCGACACGGCCGCAGCCGAGGCCACCGGGGTGCAGCAGCCGCGGCTCGCCGGTGCTCGCGGTCATCTCCCGGCGCTCGAGGGTCTTCGCGGCCTCGCGGCGATCGGCATCATCACCACCCACGTCGCGTTCGTGACCCGGATGTCCTACGGGACGCCGGTGCGCCGCCTCTACGGTCGTCTGGACATGCTGGTCGCGGTGTTCTTCGCCAAGACCGGCTTCCTCCTGTGGCGGGCACACTCCGACCACGCCCGCCGCGACCGGTCGGGAACGGCTCGCGCGGTGATCCCCTACCTGCGGGCCCGGCTCGTGCGAATCATGCCCGCGTACTCAGTGCTCGTCGCCGTCGCGATGGTGCTCCTACCCCAGAACCGGATCAACGGCCCCGGGGTCTGGCTGCGCAACCTCACCCTGACGCAGATCTACCAGCGGAAGTTCCTCGTCTCCGGGCTCACGCACGCCTGGTCACTCGCGGTCGAGATGGCCTACTACCTGGCGCTCCCGGCGCTGTGGACCGGGTTGAAGAACCTGCGGGGCGACAGGGCCCGATGGCGGCTGCCCGCCGTGGGCGCCTTCGGGCTCTCCGGCCTGCTGTTCCCGCTGATCCCCTGGCAGCGCCTCCGGATCCTGCCCAGGGGCGTCAACGTCCAGATCCTGCCGCCGGCGTTCTCCGCCTGGTTCGCCTCCGGGATGCTGCTGGCCGAGCTGGCCACCGCCCGCCCGGGACTGCTCGCCCGACTGAGCCGGGCTTCCTCCGCGAGGTGGGGTTGGTGGGCGACTGGCGCAGGGGCGCTGCTCGCCACCACGTCGACCCGCTGGTTCTCCGAGGGCTTCCGTCATCCGAGCGGCCGCGAGTACGCCGCGCGCAACGGGCTCACCGCGGCGATGGCGTTCTTCTTCCTCGGGCCGGTCGTCCTGGCCCCGGCGGGCACGCGCTTTCGAGTCCTGGAGTCGCCACCCCTGCAGGCGATCGGCCGCTGGTCGTACGGGATCTTCCTCTGGCACCTGATCGTGCTGCACTACGCGTTCCCGCTCACCCGCACCGCGCTGTGGACCCGGCGAATGGGCGTGATCTGGCCCGTGACCGTGGCCGGGTCGATCGCCGTGGGCGCGGCCAGTTACCGGTTCATCGAGGAACCGGCGCGAAAGCTCCTCTCTCCGCACGCCTGA
- a CDS encoding YciI family protein, protein MKYVLLLMANLEDVRCGEEEGPGVEEFMAFDAELEKAGVLAGGFALEDPETGVTVRIPAGGTDAVVTSGPYAESREFVGGTIVIDVADIDEALAWAAKCPGARGGWVEVRAMLEF, encoded by the coding sequence ATGAAATACGTACTGCTGCTTATGGCCAACCTCGAGGACGTGCGCTGCGGCGAGGAGGAAGGGCCCGGCGTCGAGGAGTTCATGGCCTTCGACGCCGAGCTGGAGAAGGCCGGCGTCCTCGCCGGTGGTTTCGCTCTGGAGGACCCCGAAACCGGCGTCACGGTCAGGATCCCCGCGGGCGGGACGGACGCCGTCGTCACGTCCGGTCCGTACGCCGAGAGTAGGGAGTTCGTCGGCGGCACGATCGTCATCGACGTTGCGGACATCGACGAGGCGCTGGCCTGGGCTGCCAAGTGCCCCGGCGCCAGGGGTGGATGGGTCGAGGTCCGCGCGATGCTGGAGTTCTGA